In Hydrogenovibrio marinus, a single genomic region encodes these proteins:
- a CDS encoding DapH/DapD/GlmU-related protein codes for MTIKRIGHRYSDAKTGATLDVWFPRSNKEIARNCLALQAGIIKADFVTVEIDSVDSVPESAEDAYLRLHLLSECAYKPHEINLDGVFGLLTNVAWTNAGPVLPPEVESLREAIADQPIQLTITSIDKFPRMVDYVVPEGVRIGDADRVRLGAHLAPGTTIMHEGFVNFNAGTLGQSMVEGRISAGVVVGDHTDIGGGASIMGTLSGGGKQVISMGQRNLLGANAGLGISLGDDCIVESGLYLTAGTKVKMPDGSIVSARDLSGQSKLLFRRHSQTGQVQAIMTDGTVWSGLNSVLHSND; via the coding sequence ATGACAATCAAGCGAATTGGACACCGTTATAGCGATGCTAAAACTGGGGCGACTTTGGATGTATGGTTTCCACGTTCTAACAAAGAAATTGCTCGTAATTGCTTAGCATTACAAGCGGGTATCATTAAAGCTGATTTTGTAACAGTTGAAATTGATTCTGTTGATAGTGTGCCTGAGTCAGCAGAAGATGCTTATTTACGCCTTCATTTATTGTCTGAGTGTGCTTATAAGCCGCATGAAATTAATCTTGATGGTGTGTTTGGACTTTTAACGAACGTTGCTTGGACTAACGCTGGTCCGGTATTGCCACCCGAAGTAGAAAGTCTTCGTGAAGCAATTGCTGATCAACCAATTCAGTTAACAATTACTTCTATCGATAAATTCCCTCGTATGGTGGATTATGTCGTTCCTGAGGGTGTTCGCATCGGAGATGCAGATCGTGTTCGACTTGGAGCGCATTTAGCACCAGGAACAACTATCATGCATGAAGGGTTTGTGAACTTTAATGCAGGGACTTTAGGTCAATCAATGGTTGAGGGCCGTATTTCAGCTGGTGTTGTAGTCGGTGATCATACTGATATTGGCGGTGGTGCGTCCATTATGGGCACATTGTCTGGTGGCGGTAAGCAAGTCATCTCTATGGGACAACGTAATCTGTTAGGAGCTAACGCTGGATTAGGCATTTCTCTTGGAGATGACTGTATTGTTGAGTCAGGCCTTTATCTGACTGCGGGTACCAAGGTGAAGATGCCTGATGGTTCTATCGTTTCCGCTCGTGATCTGTCAGGTCAATCGAAGTTGCTTTTCCGTCGCCATAGCCAAACAGGCCAAGTTCAGGCAATTATGACTGATGGTACAGTTTGGAGTGGCCTAAACAGCGTTCTTCACAGTAACGATTAA
- a CDS encoding VOC family protein has protein sequence MSRILGLDHVSILVKDAEASLEFYQSLLDLKVLERPNLGFPGYWLDLSQGQSLHLMQLENPSLGVERPEHGGRDFHFALRVDDIEVFQKRLEEKGVSYTASRSGRKALFVRDADDNAFELFEVSGL, from the coding sequence ATGTCTAGGATATTAGGACTTGATCACGTCAGTATTCTTGTTAAAGATGCAGAAGCATCTCTCGAGTTTTATCAAAGTCTGCTTGATCTCAAAGTGCTAGAGCGACCAAACTTAGGGTTTCCTGGTTATTGGTTGGACTTGTCACAGGGGCAAAGCCTGCATTTGATGCAACTGGAGAACCCAAGTTTAGGCGTTGAAAGACCCGAGCATGGCGGAAGAGACTTTCATTTTGCGCTAAGAGTTGATGATATAGAGGTATTTCAGAAACGCCTTGAAGAAAAGGGTGTGAGTTATACCGCTAGCCGGTCGGGTAGGAAAGCCCTTTTTGTCAGAGATGCTGACGATAATGCATTTGAGCTTTTTGAAGTATCCGGTTTATAG
- a CDS encoding arsenate reductase, which produces MKMYGIPNCDTVRKARKFLESHDIDYEFHDFKKQGLDIDTIQTWLNKQPLDTLVNKRSTSWKQLSDEQKAALTSGSDLSVLTEMPTLIKRPVLEINASLLIGFSQAEYEELLN; this is translated from the coding sequence ATGAAAATGTATGGCATCCCAAATTGTGATACTGTCCGTAAGGCACGTAAATTCTTAGAATCTCATGATATCGACTATGAATTTCATGACTTTAAAAAGCAAGGACTAGACATTGATACCATTCAAACATGGCTAAACAAACAACCGCTTGATACTCTAGTCAATAAAAGAAGCACAAGCTGGAAGCAACTATCTGACGAACAGAAAGCAGCATTAACATCTGGAAGTGATTTATCTGTCTTAACAGAAATGCCTACATTAATTAAAAGACCTGTTCTAGAAATCAATGCATCTCTGTTAATTGGTTTTAGCCAAGCAGAATATGAAGAACTCTTAAATTAA
- the glnD gene encoding [protein-PII] uridylyltransferase encodes MLLEHFNQQQFEKFDNNVSIESLLKERTSFVDQLIIKIWNHFVPKENQQDVSLVAIGGYGRKELQPFSDIDLLILGDNCDKLQEPISTFITYLWDLGFHVGHSVRSIAECIADAKEDVSTATSLIESRWLAGDYETSQKLQKIWLNKSFWPSKEFFEAKLEEQQARHKRYLDTFYQLEPNVKESPGGLRDLHSIFWIAKRHFGAHSLQGLLEHDFISLREFQEIHKAYWYLNKIRFGLHRLKKRHEDRLLFEYQQQLAELFGFHEEDINKTVESFMKPYYQNVGTIARLNEILIQHFKEEIFKPEHEVIETINPRFQLIDSYLDAKQDNLFDKNPTALLEIFIILENYKQSIQGIRSRTIRLIRNSLHLINDEFRSDPINKALFIEIFRQPKGVYTSLKRMYAYGILGAYLPVFQKISGLMQFNIFHAYTVDEHTLLVIRNIRRFFLEEHAYEFPTAYQIAKNICKPEILLLSGLFHDIAKGRDGAHEELGAIDAKNFSFKHNLSEKDTELLSWLVLKHLEFSYVAQKKDLSDPYVINQFAKLVGTQEQLDYLYLLTLADVLATSKEVWSDWKNQLFLQLYHSTTQALDKSTVLPRDKTKQAILNKERARELLQKRELDTSEYQEFWAAFDNTEFFNQLTSAEISRITKLLYKAETKATLVNLESKTQRGATELIIYMPDRNYLFAQITNVIDKLGLNIVEAKIYSGMNKQTLVIIYLLDRDNQYVEAEDDLHQISETLRYELSLSTPTPRVQQPQPRRIRVFETPTEIQLMEVNDKLTELTIHTKDIPGLLAKIGLAFKQCEIRVHGAKINTVGEKAEDVFLISSTTNAQMNDASFKENLTATLLEHIE; translated from the coding sequence ATGCTGTTGGAACATTTCAACCAACAGCAATTTGAAAAATTTGATAATAATGTATCTATTGAATCTTTATTGAAGGAGCGCACCTCCTTTGTAGATCAGCTTATCATCAAGATATGGAACCATTTTGTGCCGAAGGAAAATCAGCAAGATGTTTCTCTAGTCGCCATCGGGGGCTATGGCCGCAAAGAATTACAGCCCTTTTCCGATATCGACCTACTTATCTTGGGTGATAATTGCGACAAACTACAAGAACCCATATCCACTTTTATTACTTATCTATGGGATTTAGGATTTCACGTTGGCCACTCGGTAAGAAGCATTGCCGAATGTATAGCGGATGCTAAAGAAGATGTATCAACAGCAACTAGCTTAATCGAGTCTCGCTGGCTTGCTGGCGATTATGAAACTTCACAAAAACTCCAAAAAATCTGGCTTAACAAATCATTTTGGCCAAGCAAAGAGTTTTTTGAAGCAAAACTAGAAGAGCAACAAGCACGACATAAGCGCTACCTAGACACCTTCTATCAACTTGAACCAAACGTTAAAGAGAGCCCTGGCGGTTTACGTGATTTACACAGCATTTTTTGGATTGCTAAAAGGCATTTTGGCGCGCACTCTCTTCAAGGATTGCTTGAACATGATTTCATTTCCTTACGAGAGTTCCAAGAAATTCACAAAGCTTACTGGTACCTAAATAAAATTCGTTTCGGCTTACACCGATTAAAAAAACGCCATGAAGACCGTTTGCTATTCGAATATCAACAACAACTGGCAGAATTATTTGGCTTCCACGAAGAAGATATCAATAAAACTGTAGAAAGCTTCATGAAACCTTACTATCAAAACGTTGGCACAATCGCCCGTTTAAATGAAATACTGATTCAGCATTTTAAGGAAGAAATTTTTAAGCCGGAACATGAAGTCATCGAGACGATAAACCCTAGGTTTCAGCTAATCGACAGTTATCTTGATGCAAAGCAGGACAACCTTTTTGACAAGAATCCGACCGCCCTTCTCGAAATTTTTATCATTCTCGAAAACTATAAGCAATCCATACAAGGCATTCGTTCTAGGACAATACGTTTAATTAGAAACAGTCTACATTTAATCAATGATGAGTTTCGTTCAGACCCTATCAATAAAGCGCTGTTTATCGAAATTTTTAGACAGCCAAAGGGCGTCTACACGTCATTAAAACGAATGTATGCTTATGGCATTCTAGGTGCTTACCTTCCTGTTTTTCAAAAAATATCAGGACTGATGCAGTTCAATATTTTTCATGCCTATACAGTGGACGAACACACATTACTAGTAATTAGAAATATTAGACGTTTCTTTTTGGAAGAACATGCCTATGAATTCCCTACGGCTTACCAGATAGCTAAGAACATTTGTAAGCCCGAAATACTTCTTTTATCCGGTTTATTCCACGATATTGCCAAAGGGCGTGATGGTGCACACGAAGAACTCGGAGCCATTGATGCAAAAAACTTTAGCTTCAAACACAACTTATCTGAAAAAGACACCGAACTCTTAAGCTGGCTTGTTCTCAAACACTTGGAATTCTCTTATGTTGCTCAAAAGAAGGACTTGTCTGACCCTTACGTCATAAATCAGTTTGCAAAATTAGTGGGTACACAAGAACAACTGGACTACTTATACCTTTTGACTTTAGCGGATGTTCTCGCAACATCAAAAGAAGTTTGGAGTGACTGGAAAAACCAACTTTTTCTCCAATTGTACCACAGCACAACACAGGCATTGGACAAGTCAACAGTTCTGCCTCGAGACAAAACAAAACAAGCCATTTTGAACAAAGAACGAGCGCGCGAGCTTTTACAAAAAAGAGAATTAGATACAAGCGAATACCAAGAGTTTTGGGCAGCATTCGACAACACAGAATTCTTCAACCAGCTAACTTCAGCAGAAATATCAAGAATCACCAAACTACTTTACAAAGCAGAGACGAAAGCGACCCTTGTTAATCTAGAAAGTAAAACTCAACGTGGCGCAACCGAATTAATTATCTACATGCCTGATCGTAATTATCTCTTTGCGCAAATCACAAATGTCATTGATAAATTAGGGTTAAACATAGTAGAGGCGAAAATTTACTCCGGCATGAACAAGCAAACACTCGTCATCATCTACTTGCTGGATAGAGATAACCAGTATGTCGAGGCTGAAGACGACTTACATCAAATTTCAGAAACACTTCGCTATGAGCTAAGTTTATCCACCCCAACACCAAGAGTTCAACAACCACAGCCAAGAAGAATTCGTGTGTTCGAGACACCTACTGAAATACAACTAATGGAAGTGAATGACAAACTGACAGAGCTAACCATCCACACTAAGGATATTCCAGGCTTGCTGGCAAAAATTGGTTTAGCATTCAAACAATGTGAAATCAGAGTTCATGGTGCAAAAATCAACACGGTTGGTGAAAAAGCCGAAGATGTTTTTCTAATCAGCTCAACAACCAATGCTCAGATGAATGATGCCAGTTTTAAAGAAAATTTAACTGCAACCCTACTGGAACATATCGAATAG